One Solanum pennellii chromosome 10, SPENNV200 genomic region harbors:
- the LOC107031823 gene encoding crooked neck-like protein 1, with protein sequence MASVAMRVKNKTPAPIHITAEQILREARERQESEITLPKQKITDPTEVTDYRLRKRKEFEGLISRTSWNKSVWVKYAEWEESQKDLKRARSIWERALRVDVLNRDHTIWLKYVDMEMKNKFVNHARNLWDRAVIHLPRVDQLWYKYIHMEEMVGNVAVARQIFERWMGWMPDQQGWLSYIKFELRYNEIERAREIFERFVECHPEVSVWIRFSKFEMKNGETGRARNCFERAVDKLADDDEEAEQLFMAFAEFEDKCKETDRARCIYKFALDQIPKGRAEDLYSKFVAFEKRYGDRESIEDAIVGKRRFQYEDQVKMNPRNYDTWFDYIRLEESVGNKERIREVYERAIAHVPPAEEKRYWQRYIYLWINYALYEEIDAQDMERTRHVYRECLKLIPHHKFSFAKIWLLAALFEIRQLRLKEARLLLGEAIGRAPKDKIFKKYIEIELQFGNIDRCRKLYEKYLEWSPENCHAWSKFAGLERSLYETERARAVFELAINQPALDIPELLWKAYIDFEISEGEFERTRALYERLLNRTKHLKVWISYAKFEALAMDSDVEQKKKCLQNARNVFERAISYLRISAPELKTERGILLEEWLNMENSFGEFGDVNSVHAKLPKKLRKRRQIETENGPAVYEEYIDYLFPEEMQANNLNILVSAYKWKKQRVASED encoded by the coding sequence ATGGCTTCAGTAGCTATGCGGGTGAAGAACAAAACCCCAGCTCCAATCCATATCACGGCAGAGCAGATTCTCCGGGAAGCTAGAGAACGTCAAGAGTCGGAAATCACACTGCCCAAACAGAAAATCACTGATCCAACAGAAGTAACTGATTACCGCCTTCGCAAGCGGAAGGAATTTGAGGGTTTAATTAGCCGTACAAGCTGGAACAAGAGTGTGTGGGTGAAATATGCGGAATGGGAAGAATCACAAAAGGATTTGAAGCGTGCTCGTTCTATATGGGAACGTGCACTTAGAGTTGATGTACTTAATCGTGACCATACTATCTGGTTGAAGTATGTGGATATGGAGATGAAGAATAAGTTTGTTAATCATGCTCGTAATCTATGGGATCGAGCTGTTATTCATTTGCCTAGGGTTGATCAGTTGTGGTACAAGTATATTCATATGGAAGAGATGGTTGGCAATGTAGCTGTTGCAAGACAGATTTTTGAGAGATGGATGGGGTGGATGCCGGACCAACAAGGGTGGTTATCTTATATCAAGTTTGAGTTAAGGTATAATGAAATAGAAAGAGCAAGAGAAATTTTTGAGAGATTTGTGGAGTGTCATCCGGAAGTTAGTGTTTGGATTAGGTTTTCAAAATTTGAGATGAAGAATGGGGAGACTGGGAGGGCAAGGAATTGTTTTGAAAGGGCTGTGGATAAGTTGGCAGATGATGATGAGGAAGCTGAGCAGTTGTTTATGGCGTTCGCAGAGTTTGAGGACAAGTGTAAGGAAACGGATAGGGCAAGGTGCATATATAAATTTGCACTTGATCAGATACCAAAAGGGCGAGCTGAGGATTTGTACAGCAAGTTTGTGGCATTTGAAAAGCGGTATGGTGATAGGGAAAGTATTGAGGATGCTATAGTTGGAAAAAGGAGGTTTCAGTATGAGGATCAAGTCAAGATGAATCCACGTAACTATGATACGTGGTTTGATTATATTCGTCTAGAAGAGAGTGTTGGAAATAAAGAGAGGATTAGAGAGGTTTATGAGAGAGCGATTGCTCATGTTCCTCCTGCTGAAGAGAAGCGGTATTGGCAACGATACATTTACTTATGGATTAATTATGCATTATATGAAGAGATAGATGCACAAGACATGGAAAGAACTAGACATGTTTATCGGGAGTGTCTTAAGCTGATTCCGCATCACAAGTTTTCATTTGCAAAGATTTGGTTGTTGGCTGCGCTGTTTGAGATTCGGCAGTTGAGACTCAAGGAGGCACGGCTTCTACTTGGAGAAGCGATTGGAAGAGCTCCTAAAGACAAGATATTTAAGAAGTACATTGAGATAGAGCTGCAATTTGGGAACATAGATCGTTGCAGAAAGCTTTATGAGAAGTACTTAGAATGGTCACCAGAAAATTGCCATGCTTGGAGCAAATTCGCGGGGTTAGAGAGGTCCTTGTATGAAACGGAGAGAGCCAGAGCTGTTTTTGAGCTTGCAATTAATCAACCTGCATTGGATATTCCAGAGTTACTATGGAAGGCTTACATTGACTTTGAGATCTCTGAAGGTGAATTTGAAAGAACAAGAGCACTATATGAAAGACTTCTTAACCGCACCAAACATTTAAAGGTGTGGATAAGTTATGCCAAGTTTGAAGCTTTGGCTATGGATTCAGACGTTGAACAGAAAAAGAAGTGTCTGCAAAATGCTAGAAATGTTTTCGAGAGGGCCATTTCTTACTTGAGAATATCTGCACCAGAACTGAAAACAGAAAGAGGAATTCTTCTGGAAGAATGGCTAAACATGGAAAACAGTTTTGGTGAGTTTGGAGATGTCAATTCAGTCCATGCCAAACTACCAAAGAAACTGAGGAAGAGAAGGCAAATAGAgacggagaatggtccagcagtCTACGAGGAGTACATAGACTATCTTTTCCCTGAAGAAATGCAGGCAAACAATCTTAACATTTTGGTTTCTGCTTATAAATGGAAGAAGCAGCGGGTTGCATCCGAGGATTAG